One region of Candidatus Poribacteria bacterium genomic DNA includes:
- a CDS encoding type II toxin-antitoxin system HicA family toxin, producing MPNRKQKRPNWKRLRNSRKLIKQLERKGWYLHNSKGDHHHFKHNTEPGKVTVPHPKKDIAISTLRRIYRQAGWDWN from the coding sequence ATGCCGAACCGCAAACAGAAGCGGCCAAATTGGAAACGACTTCGCAATTCTCGCAAGTTGATTAAACAACTTGAGCGCAAAGGCTGGTACTTGCATAACAGTAAAGGCGACCACCATCACTTCAAACATAATACCGAACCAGGAAAAGTGACCGTCCCACATCCAAAGAAGGACATAGCGATAAGTACATTACGGCGTATCTACCGACAGGCGGGTTGGGACTGGAACTAA